A window of Hyperolius riggenbachi isolate aHypRig1 chromosome 1, aHypRig1.pri, whole genome shotgun sequence contains these coding sequences:
- the TRMT10A gene encoding tRNA methyltransferase 10 homolog A isoform X2: MGRSKRAEKKRKEKRQKRKLVRQAQLEQIVDTNTCKRERREIQPSTLRLIIDCSFDDLMSLRDVKKLNKQIRRCYAENRRAAHPVQLYLTSHGGQLKDNMDEYDTGWINWKDINIRAEHYKDLMKAEDLVYLTSDSPEVLHELDETKAYIIGGLVDHNHHKGITYKQALDLGISHAQLPLGNFVKMNSRKVLAVNHVFEIMLAYLEKLDWKEAFFCVLPQRKGAVPVDEAGETPADVSSVQDDGEQVNSDSDSEDDITEINKEECDS, translated from the exons AAGCGAAAAGAGAAACGACAAAAGAGGAAACTGGTACGACAGGCCCAGCTAGAACAAATTGTGGATACCAATACCTGTAAAAGAGAGCGCAGGGAGATCCAGCCCAGCACACTGCGTCTCATTATAGACTGCAGTTTTGATGATTTAATGTCATTACGG GATGTGAAGAAGTTAAACAAGCAAATTAGAAGGTGCTACGCAGAAAATCGCAGAGCAGCACATCCTGTTCAG CTTTATCTAACCAGCCATGGTGGACAGCTAAAAGATAACATGGATGAATATGATACAGGATGGATAAACTGGAAG GATATAAATATCAGAGCGGAGCATTACAAAGATCTCATGAAGGCTGAAGATCTGGTTTACCTCACATCAGACTCCCCTGAAGTACTCCATGAGCTAGATGAGACCAAAGCCTACATTATTGGTGGCCTTGTAGATCACAACCATCACAAG GGCATTACATACAAGCAAGCACTGGATCTTGGTATCAGTCATGCTCAGCTTCCTCTTGGCaattttgtgaaaatgaatagtcgcaaagtgctagctgtgaatCACG TGTTTGAAATCATGCTTGCCTATTTGGAGAAGCTGGATTGGAAGGAGGCCTTTTTCTGTGTTCTTCCTCAGCGTAAAGGAGCAGTGCCTGTTGATGAGGCTGGTGAGACTCCAGCAGATGTTTCCTCTGTACAGGATGATGGGGAGCAAGTGAACAGTGACTCTGACTCTGAAGATGATATAACAGAGATTAACAAAGAAGAGTGTGACAGCTGA